Proteins encoded together in one candidate division KSB1 bacterium window:
- a CDS encoding winged helix-turn-helix transcriptional regulator, whose translation MKSTKHSGHNGMPSPEMTRRIATVFKAMAEPIRLRILYELQQSDVCVGDLVERLGCSQANVSKHLAILRNAGLIDSSSSGTTHYYSVSDPIVVSVCASVCDSVERRSRELHGQS comes from the coding sequence GTGAAGTCCACAAAGCACTCCGGTCATAACGGCATGCCGTCGCCCGAGATGACCCGCCGAATCGCGACCGTCTTCAAAGCCATGGCGGAGCCGATCCGCTTGCGGATCCTCTATGAACTGCAGCAGTCCGACGTCTGTGTCGGCGACCTCGTCGAACGCCTCGGCTGCAGTCAGGCCAATGTCTCCAAACACCTCGCCATCCTGCGTAACGCCGGACTGATTGACTCCAGCAGTTCGGGAACGACGCATTACTACAGCGTCTCCGATCCGATTGTTGTCTCCGTCTGCGCATCGGTGTGTGACTCCGTCGAGCGAAGATCGCGCGAGCTGCATGGCCAATCGTAG
- a CDS encoding DUF2892 domain-containing protein, producing the protein MRVEEALRLMAGIVILISVALAVWVSPWWLLLSTFVALNLIQSAFSKWCPAMTCFRKLGLKS; encoded by the coding sequence GTGCGTGTCGAAGAGGCCTTGCGTTTGATGGCCGGAATCGTTATTCTGATCAGTGTCGCGCTCGCGGTCTGGGTCAGCCCGTGGTGGCTGCTGTTATCGACGTTTGTGGCGCTAAACCTGATTCAGTCCGCGTTCAGCAAGTGGTGTCCGGCGATGACATGCTTCCGCAAACTCGGACTGAAATCCTGA
- a CDS encoding efflux RND transporter permease subunit, with the protein MTDNSRNNQPEESLAPSLADEIKAARQEAKREKLARRKIGISGSIASAFLESKLTPLLVVAALLIGGLALLITPREEEPQIKVPMVDVTVGFPGATPLEVERRVITPLEKILYEIENVEYIYSTSRPSGGMVVVRFYVGTDPDQAVTRIHAKLQAAADQMPQGATPPLVKLRTIDDVPSVAYTLWSTQLSSTELRKVAEELKSEFTKHPRVSQVNIIGGQRRVVRVTFDRDRLAAYQASILQAYGALAGANWRLPAGELTADNEVLDVHVGGLLRDVEDVQNTLVGVYNGRPVYLRDVATIEDGPEEPDQYVWMGSGPAAQEKQIAVAGIDATAVTISIAKKPGTNAIDMVSELDQRLEMLKRTVVPADVELTKTRDYGFTAKEKSDELIFHVLLATISVVLLMWLMLGRREATVVLVAVPVTLALTLAASYFFGYTLNRVTLFALIFSIGILVDDAIVVVENIHRHYQLRWTTARHATVFGVDEVGNPTILATLTVIAALLPLAFVSGLMGPYMRPIPVNASAAMFFSLLVAFIISPWLTYRLFGKLHASTAHQHYDETAEEGKLHRLYSRIMQPLLDSPKRRYLALGGVVVLLLLSMLLLPARAVVVKMMPYDNKSELQVVIDAPEDYSLERTNAAARDLASVFTNIPEVTDYQVYVGTSAPFNFNGLVRYYFLRSGANVADIQVNLINKHKRDEASHDIAKAVRTKLLPIATRHGVNIKVSEVPPGPPVLSTMVAEVYGPELAGRIAVAQQVKQIFATTDGIADVDWLVEDAAPRAELVIDHERAARAGIPADQIARTVAIAVSGTDAGLLHDDRARAPVPIVFQLDRNQRSRLEDLLTLRIADANGRLIPLGELVSVQHRAREPFIYHKNLQPVTYVIGEVAGTEESPVYGILNMGERLNTVNTPTGRPLAVMSTHLPQNSQEYALKWDGEWHITYEVFRDMGAAFAVVVLLIYVLVVGWFGSFITPLIIMAPIPLTLIGILPGHGMLGTFFTATSMIGFIALSGIVVRNSILLVDFINQELRAGETLESAVLKAGAVRFRPIVLTALALVVGASVIYLDPIFQGLAVSLIFGVVASTALTLVVIPLLYYMYLKVAGTSQVAGVQDQEGA; encoded by the coding sequence ATGACCGACAACTCCAGGAATAATCAGCCGGAGGAGTCGCTTGCTCCGTCCCTCGCCGACGAAATCAAAGCCGCGCGGCAGGAAGCGAAGCGCGAGAAACTCGCGCGGCGCAAGATCGGCATCTCCGGCTCCATCGCCTCCGCCTTCTTAGAGTCCAAGCTCACACCACTGTTGGTCGTGGCCGCCCTCCTGATCGGCGGCCTCGCCCTCTTGATTACCCCGCGCGAGGAAGAACCGCAGATCAAAGTCCCGATGGTGGATGTGACCGTCGGATTCCCCGGGGCCACCCCGCTGGAAGTTGAACGCCGCGTCATCACTCCGCTGGAAAAGATCCTCTACGAGATCGAGAATGTTGAGTACATCTACTCAACGTCACGCCCTTCCGGCGGCATGGTGGTCGTGCGATTCTACGTCGGAACGGATCCCGATCAGGCCGTGACCCGCATCCACGCCAAGCTGCAAGCCGCCGCCGATCAAATGCCGCAGGGTGCGACCCCCCCGCTGGTCAAGTTGCGGACCATCGACGACGTGCCGTCCGTGGCTTACACGCTTTGGAGCACCCAGCTCAGCTCAACCGAGTTGCGCAAAGTCGCCGAAGAGCTGAAATCCGAGTTCACCAAACACCCGCGCGTGTCGCAGGTCAACATCATCGGTGGGCAGCGCCGCGTCGTGCGCGTCACGTTCGACCGCGATCGGCTGGCCGCCTATCAAGCCTCGATTCTGCAGGCGTACGGAGCACTCGCGGGCGCGAATTGGCGGCTCCCGGCCGGCGAGTTGACCGCCGATAATGAAGTGCTCGATGTGCACGTCGGCGGTCTGCTCCGCGATGTCGAAGACGTGCAGAATACGCTGGTCGGTGTGTACAACGGACGCCCCGTTTACCTGCGCGATGTCGCAACGATCGAAGACGGACCGGAGGAACCCGATCAGTACGTCTGGATGGGCTCCGGTCCCGCGGCACAGGAAAAGCAGATCGCTGTGGCGGGAATCGACGCCACCGCGGTTACAATCTCGATCGCCAAGAAGCCGGGAACGAACGCGATTGACATGGTCTCCGAACTCGATCAGCGACTTGAAATGCTCAAACGGACCGTCGTCCCGGCGGACGTGGAGCTTACCAAGACCCGCGACTACGGCTTTACCGCCAAGGAAAAATCCGATGAACTGATCTTTCACGTGCTGCTGGCGACCATCTCCGTAGTCCTGCTGATGTGGCTTATGCTCGGCCGACGCGAAGCCACGGTTGTGCTCGTCGCCGTACCGGTTACCCTTGCGCTTACGCTGGCCGCCAGCTACTTTTTCGGCTACACGCTGAACCGCGTGACCCTCTTCGCCCTGATCTTCTCCATCGGTATTCTGGTTGACGATGCCATCGTCGTCGTCGAGAACATCCATCGCCATTACCAATTGCGCTGGACCACCGCTCGTCATGCCACCGTCTTCGGCGTGGATGAAGTCGGCAATCCGACCATCCTCGCGACCTTGACGGTCATCGCCGCGCTGCTGCCGCTCGCCTTTGTGTCCGGACTTATGGGTCCCTACATGCGCCCGATTCCGGTCAACGCATCGGCCGCCATGTTCTTCTCGCTCCTGGTTGCGTTCATCATCTCGCCATGGTTGACCTACCGGCTCTTCGGCAAGCTGCACGCTTCCACCGCGCATCAGCACTACGATGAAACCGCGGAGGAAGGCAAGCTGCATCGCCTCTATTCGCGAATCATGCAGCCGCTGCTCGATTCTCCCAAACGGCGCTATCTCGCCCTCGGCGGAGTCGTCGTCCTGCTGCTGCTCTCGATGTTGCTCCTGCCGGCCCGCGCCGTTGTCGTCAAGATGATGCCCTATGACAACAAGAGCGAGTTACAGGTTGTCATCGACGCGCCGGAAGACTATTCCCTCGAGCGCACCAATGCCGCCGCCCGCGACCTCGCATCCGTCTTTACGAATATTCCCGAAGTTACCGACTATCAAGTGTACGTCGGGACCTCCGCGCCGTTCAACTTCAATGGACTCGTGCGCTACTACTTCTTGCGCTCGGGCGCCAACGTCGCCGATATTCAGGTCAACTTGATCAACAAGCACAAGCGTGACGAAGCCAGTCATGACATCGCCAAAGCCGTGCGCACAAAGCTCCTGCCCATCGCGACGCGCCACGGTGTCAACATCAAGGTCAGCGAAGTCCCTCCGGGACCGCCCGTGCTTTCGACCATGGTCGCCGAAGTGTACGGCCCCGAACTCGCGGGCCGGATCGCGGTCGCGCAACAGGTCAAGCAGATCTTCGCGACCACGGATGGCATCGCCGATGTGGACTGGCTCGTCGAGGACGCCGCGCCGCGCGCTGAGCTGGTGATCGATCATGAACGCGCCGCCCGCGCCGGAATCCCCGCCGACCAGATCGCCCGCACCGTCGCCATCGCCGTGAGCGGAACGGACGCCGGGCTTCTGCATGACGACCGCGCGCGCGCGCCGGTTCCCATCGTCTTTCAGCTTGACCGCAACCAGCGTTCGCGATTGGAGGATCTGCTGACCTTGCGCATCGCCGACGCCAATGGCCGATTGATCCCGCTGGGTGAACTGGTCAGCGTGCAACACCGCGCGCGTGAACCTTTCATCTACCACAAGAACCTGCAGCCGGTTACCTACGTGATCGGGGAAGTCGCGGGAACCGAGGAGTCTCCGGTCTATGGAATCCTAAACATGGGGGAGCGGTTGAACACGGTGAACACGCCGACCGGCCGCCCGCTCGCCGTCATGTCCACGCACCTGCCGCAAAACAGCCAGGAATATGCGCTGAAGTGGGATGGCGAATGGCACATCACCTATGAGGTCTTTCGCGATATGGGCGCGGCCTTTGCCGTCGTCGTGTTGCTCATCTACGTGCTGGTGGTCGGCTGGTTCGGTTCGTTCATAACACCGCTCATCATCATGGCGCCGATTCCGCTGACCTTGATCGGCATTCTGCCCGGTCACGGCATGCTCGGCACGTTCTTCACCGCGACCTCGATGATCGGATTCATCGCCCTCTCCGGAATCGTCGTACGCAACTCGATTCTGCTGGTGGACTTCATCAATCAGGAATTGCGAGCGGGGGAGACGCTCGAATCGGCCGTCCTGAAAGCCGGCGCCGTCCGCTTCCGTCCGATCGTGCTCACCGCACTTGCGCTCGTCGTCGGGGCTTCCGTGATCTACCTCGATCCGATCTTTCAGGGACTCGCTGTGTCGCTGATCTTCGGCGTGGTCGCCTCGACGGCGCTCACGCTGGTCGTGATCCCGCTACTCTATTACATGTATCTCAAAGTTGCCGGAACCTCGCAGGTCGCCGGTGTCCAAGACCAGGAAGGAGCATAA
- a CDS encoding efflux RND transporter periplasmic adaptor subunit, which yields MKTIVTLCAVGSVLMFAGCSHDAKLASTASASLKADVATVTTVRLPRVRELRGTVTAAEDAVLSSRAMGPVVREHVAVGDRVKQGQPLIEVEERMSGGGLAQARGALAQAQAGLALAERNFRRFESLFSKQACSELELDLARMQYEQAKGAVEQANGAVAAAGAVADDSNLRAPFDAYVVEKFVSVGDLVAPGRPVIHLQSAVGREVAFSVRVGDRAWVKRGDRLPFYVDASNEVTPRYATVTEVAPSADPVTHSVSAKAVIEGPELPAGITVTVTLAGDTADVITIPATAVYATGGLQLVTTIEDGAARNLAITTGRSYGDAVEVLSGLGAGQSIVANRTGAIAEGTRIERVNG from the coding sequence ATGAAAACTATCGTTACGCTCTGTGCCGTCGGGTCGGTACTGATGTTCGCCGGTTGCTCGCATGATGCCAAGCTCGCATCCACCGCTTCCGCGAGCCTGAAGGCGGACGTCGCCACGGTGACGACCGTTCGTCTGCCGCGCGTGCGCGAACTACGCGGAACCGTTACCGCTGCCGAAGATGCCGTCCTCTCCAGCCGCGCCATGGGCCCGGTCGTTCGCGAGCATGTGGCCGTCGGCGATCGCGTCAAGCAAGGACAGCCGCTGATCGAAGTCGAAGAACGGATGAGCGGCGGCGGCCTGGCGCAAGCACGCGGCGCTTTGGCGCAAGCGCAGGCCGGACTCGCGCTCGCGGAACGCAACTTCCGCCGGTTCGAATCCCTCTTCTCCAAACAGGCCTGCTCCGAACTTGAACTCGATCTGGCCCGCATGCAATACGAACAAGCCAAAGGCGCGGTCGAGCAGGCGAACGGGGCGGTCGCCGCCGCCGGCGCCGTCGCCGATGATAGCAACCTCCGCGCACCGTTCGACGCCTATGTCGTCGAAAAGTTCGTCAGCGTGGGTGACCTGGTCGCCCCCGGACGTCCGGTGATTCATCTGCAATCCGCCGTGGGCCGTGAAGTTGCCTTCTCCGTACGAGTCGGAGACCGCGCATGGGTCAAGCGCGGCGACCGCCTGCCGTTTTATGTCGATGCGTCGAATGAAGTCACGCCCCGCTACGCCACGGTGACCGAGGTCGCGCCCTCGGCGGATCCCGTGACGCATAGCGTCTCCGCAAAGGCCGTGATCGAAGGTCCCGAGCTGCCCGCCGGAATCACCGTGACCGTGACCCTCGCCGGCGATACGGCCGACGTCATCACCATTCCGGCCACCGCGGTTTATGCGACCGGCGGACTGCAATTGGTGACGACGATCGAAGACGGCGCGGCGCGTAACCTCGCGATCACCACCGGCCGGTCATACGGCGATGCGGTCGAAGTGCTCTCCGGACTCGGTGCCGGACAGAGCATCGTGGCCAACCGAACCGGTGCAATTGCCGAAGGAACGAGAATCGAACGGGTGAATGGATGA
- a CDS encoding TolC family protein — MRPLILLFLLSGFSALAMAQPLTLESAARRARQNSPAAKASAARVMAAEQSARQAIGYRLPSIDLLEIGVRTTNPAEAFAFKLNQERFSMAEFANPALDANNPDPLNSAITRAEAKLPVFTGGMLDARTRQAHLMARAARLEHSHTLNRIAYEASEAWMNLSRAREYHDLMQRAHRTAAAHLDRARAFFDEGMLIPSDMLRAEVYLAEMDEWLARAQAGAELASAALNYQLGEPQQTTVSLDPVAELVESADSLDALVERALHARPDLQAARLKLRAGELETTVARAGFLPELGIVARYEWYDDRLFGDHGESWALMAMAKLNLFKGGSDFANVKKSRAEAVSGAADVQRFQEGVRLEVRQFKADVTSAKLRSHAATAALAAGREHLRILEERFNQGVAKMTDLLDAQTALREVEVRALNARYDLHLAVLHLRLAVGDPVLDLSAEEQ; from the coding sequence ATGAGACCACTGATTCTTCTCTTTCTCCTCTCCGGCTTCTCCGCACTCGCCATGGCGCAGCCGCTGACCCTCGAAAGCGCCGCGCGCCGAGCGCGGCAAAACAGCCCTGCGGCGAAAGCCTCCGCCGCCCGCGTTATGGCCGCTGAACAATCCGCGCGTCAGGCGATCGGCTATCGGCTGCCAAGCATCGATCTGCTGGAAATCGGCGTGCGCACGACCAACCCTGCCGAAGCCTTCGCCTTCAAGCTGAATCAGGAGCGCTTTAGCATGGCCGAGTTCGCCAACCCTGCGCTCGACGCCAACAACCCGGATCCGCTGAACTCCGCCATCACACGAGCCGAGGCGAAGTTGCCCGTGTTTACCGGCGGCATGCTCGATGCGCGTACACGGCAAGCTCATCTGATGGCGCGCGCCGCGCGGCTTGAACATTCCCACACGCTGAATCGTATCGCCTACGAGGCCAGCGAGGCCTGGATGAACCTGAGCCGCGCCCGTGAATACCACGACCTCATGCAACGCGCCCACCGCACCGCCGCCGCACATCTGGATCGCGCGCGCGCGTTCTTTGATGAAGGAATGCTGATCCCCAGCGACATGCTGCGCGCCGAAGTCTATCTCGCCGAAATGGATGAGTGGCTCGCCCGCGCCCAAGCCGGGGCCGAACTCGCGTCCGCGGCGCTGAATTACCAGCTCGGAGAGCCTCAGCAAACGACCGTCAGTCTGGACCCGGTCGCCGAACTTGTCGAAAGCGCCGATTCCCTCGACGCGCTGGTCGAACGCGCACTTCACGCGCGGCCCGACCTGCAAGCCGCGCGCTTGAAGCTCCGGGCCGGCGAATTAGAAACAACCGTCGCCCGCGCCGGCTTCCTGCCCGAGCTGGGTATCGTCGCTCGTTATGAATGGTATGATGACAGACTCTTCGGCGATCACGGGGAATCCTGGGCGCTCATGGCCATGGCCAAGCTGAACCTCTTTAAAGGCGGCAGCGACTTCGCGAACGTCAAAAAATCGCGCGCCGAGGCCGTGTCCGGCGCCGCTGATGTGCAACGCTTCCAAGAGGGCGTGCGCCTCGAAGTCCGCCAATTCAAGGCCGATGTCACATCGGCCAAACTGCGCTCCCACGCCGCGACAGCGGCGCTCGCTGCCGGACGCGAACACCTGCGCATTCTCGAAGAACGGTTCAACCAGGGGGTCGCGAAAATGACTGATCTGCTCGACGCCCAAACCGCCTTGCGCGAAGTCGAGGTCCGCGCGCTTAACGCCCGCTATGATCTCCACCTCGCCGTCTTGCACCTGCGACTGGCCGTGGGTGATCCCGTGCTTGATCTATCCGCCGAGGAACAATGA
- a CDS encoding sulfite exporter TauE/SafE family protein: protein MPDPVLLSLLVLVVAALYSSVGHGGASGYLAVLALFSVAPAQMAGTALVLNIAVSALALFAFARSGHFNPRLTLPIIAVSVPLAFLGGLAQLPDPLYQRLLAFALVVAAIRIAMNVAAGDQAPTLRPVNLTVALPASAGIGLLSGMIGIGGGIFLSPLLILTRWATAKQSAATAAAFIFVNSNAGLVGRIVTHRLELMDSPWPIFAAVVGGIVGSRIGATQYSILTLRRVLAVVLLIAAAKAVQSSL, encoded by the coding sequence ATGCCTGATCCCGTCCTGCTCAGTCTGCTGGTGCTCGTCGTCGCTGCGCTCTATTCCTCCGTCGGCCACGGCGGCGCGTCGGGCTATCTCGCTGTGCTCGCGCTGTTTTCCGTTGCCCCTGCGCAGATGGCAGGAACGGCGCTGGTGCTGAACATCGCCGTTTCCGCACTCGCGTTGTTTGCCTTCGCCCGATCCGGCCACTTCAATCCCCGCCTGACTCTGCCGATCATCGCGGTCTCGGTTCCGCTCGCTTTCCTCGGCGGTCTGGCCCAACTGCCCGATCCGCTCTATCAACGGCTGCTCGCTTTCGCCCTCGTCGTCGCCGCGATCCGGATCGCCATGAATGTCGCCGCTGGGGACCAGGCACCAACCTTACGGCCCGTGAATCTCACCGTCGCCTTGCCGGCATCCGCCGGCATCGGACTGCTGTCCGGAATGATCGGAATCGGCGGCGGAATTTTCCTGAGTCCCCTTCTCATCCTCACCCGTTGGGCAACCGCGAAACAATCCGCCGCCACCGCCGCCGCTTTCATCTTCGTGAATTCCAACGCGGGCCTCGTCGGCCGAATCGTTACCCATCGCCTTGAACTCATGGATTCGCCTTGGCCGATCTTCGCGGCTGTCGTCGGCGGAATTGTCGGCTCGCGAATCGGCGCCACGCAGTACTCCATCCTCACCTTGCGTCGCGTTCTCGCCGTCGTCCTCCTCATCGCTGCCGCCAAGGCCGTACAGTCCAGCCTCTGA
- a CDS encoding MOSC domain-containing protein, which translates to MVILSGRVHAVSISEAKGTQKHNVEAASLIANHGIETDAHAGPWHRQVSLLALESIEVMRQMGADADPGDFAENITTRGINLLLLKPGDRISIADSILEITQIGKECHSHCAIFAQVGDCVMPREGIFAQVLRGGLIRPGDPINLLAESNGVPAARSFDA; encoded by the coding sequence ATGGTGATTCTCTCCGGACGTGTGCACGCGGTCTCCATTAGCGAAGCAAAGGGTACGCAAAAACACAATGTCGAGGCGGCCAGCCTTATCGCCAATCACGGCATCGAGACCGACGCCCACGCCGGACCGTGGCACCGTCAAGTGAGTCTGCTGGCCCTCGAGAGCATTGAAGTCATGCGGCAGATGGGTGCCGACGCGGATCCCGGTGACTTCGCCGAAAATATTACCACCCGCGGTATTAATCTGCTGCTGCTGAAACCCGGCGACCGCATTTCCATCGCCGATTCGATCCTCGAAATTACCCAAATCGGCAAAGAGTGCCACTCGCACTGCGCGATCTTCGCGCAAGTCGGAGACTGCGTCATGCCCCGCGAGGGAATCTTCGCTCAGGTCCTGCGCGGAGGTCTGATTCGACCCGGAGATCCGATCAACCTCTTGGCCGAGTCAAACGGGGTCCCTGCCGCAAGATCGTTCGATGCCTGA
- a CDS encoding molybdopterin molybdotransferase MoeA, giving the protein MIPFEDACRLVLEQARPLPACTVELSHADGLCLSEDIRAPFDLPRFDSTAVDGFAVRVSDVKLASSAKPVSLPITRTIRAGVHCEHELMPAAAWRVLTGAPVPGSVEAVVMKEFATVERNIVSISRSVKPGENIRRAGEEYQAGQSVLARGTRISPTVIGLLANLGITQVPVFQSPRVTIIITGDELRAAGSELGPGLIYDSNSPALAAACARLGVAQCEIARCPDELKPTVDALRAAIASSEIVVTVGGASVGDYDFVGAALRELAARLLYTSVAIKPGKPNLFATVEHFGRTVLLFGLPGNPVSALLSFHLLIRPAIHSLLGATGVEPITVLARLSTELRKKPGRLEFVRVQLRREGPQWSAAPTSGQESHMLSGLAAADGLLRFPAESVYLAAGTDVEVELLSW; this is encoded by the coding sequence GTGATTCCGTTTGAGGACGCCTGCCGATTGGTATTGGAACAGGCCCGGCCACTCCCCGCCTGCACGGTCGAGCTGAGCCATGCCGACGGCTTGTGCTTGTCCGAGGATATCCGCGCGCCGTTTGACCTGCCGCGCTTCGACAGCACCGCCGTCGATGGCTTCGCCGTCAGAGTGTCAGATGTGAAACTTGCGAGTTCAGCTAAACCCGTGAGTCTGCCCATTACCCGCACGATTCGGGCCGGCGTGCATTGCGAGCACGAGCTCATGCCCGCAGCCGCCTGGCGGGTCTTGACCGGTGCGCCGGTGCCCGGGAGTGTCGAGGCCGTCGTGATGAAAGAATTCGCAACCGTCGAACGCAATATCGTTTCGATCAGTCGAAGCGTGAAGCCTGGCGAGAACATCCGCCGAGCGGGGGAGGAGTATCAGGCCGGCCAGAGCGTGCTGGCGCGCGGCACTCGAATTTCGCCGACCGTGATCGGGTTGCTGGCCAATCTCGGCATCACGCAAGTTCCGGTCTTTCAGTCGCCACGCGTCACGATCATTATCACCGGTGACGAACTGCGCGCGGCCGGTTCTGAACTTGGCCCCGGCTTGATCTACGATTCCAACAGTCCCGCGCTCGCTGCCGCGTGTGCCCGGTTGGGGGTCGCGCAGTGCGAGATCGCCCGCTGTCCTGACGAACTGAAGCCCACCGTTGACGCACTCCGCGCGGCGATCGCGAGCTCGGAAATCGTGGTAACGGTCGGCGGTGCGTCCGTCGGCGACTATGACTTCGTCGGCGCCGCGCTGCGCGAACTCGCAGCGCGACTGCTCTACACCTCGGTCGCCATCAAACCCGGCAAACCCAATCTGTTCGCCACCGTCGAGCATTTCGGACGAACCGTCCTGCTATTCGGCCTGCCCGGCAACCCCGTTTCCGCGCTGCTGTCCTTCCACCTGCTGATTCGTCCGGCGATCCACAGCTTGCTGGGCGCAACCGGCGTCGAGCCGATCACCGTGCTGGCCCGGCTGTCCACTGAGCTCAGGAAGAAACCCGGGCGCCTCGAATTCGTCCGCGTGCAACTTCGCCGGGAGGGGCCGCAATGGAGCGCCGCTCCGACTTCCGGGCAGGAATCGCACATGCTGAGCGGACTTGCCGCAGCCGATGGCCTGCTGCGTTTTCCCGCGGAATCCGTTTATCTCGCCGCCGGTACCGATGTTGAAGTGGAGCTGTTGTCATGGTGA
- a CDS encoding bifunctional molybdenum cofactor biosynthesis protein MoaC/MoaB, with the protein MHVSHRGLIVLDVSKKVKTLRTATAEARLTLAARTIARIRERSVPKGDPLEVARVAAIQAAKNTSQIIPFCHPLPIDHVAVEFELRDVEIVVTASVKANYKTGVEMEAMTAAAVAALTLYDMLKMLDESMEITSIKLLSKTGGKSDFRSAFSVPLRAAVLVMSDSIAAGKKDDLSGRLISERLRTEGLIVDEYRIIPDDIPEIELTVRRYCDDLKVDLVMTTGGTGFSPRDNTPEAMARIIDREIPGIPEAIRAYGVERTPYAMLSRARAGIRGQTIIINLPGSKRGVAESLDALFPGLLHAFPMLRAGGHDGGLAKRSSHS; encoded by the coding sequence CTGCATGTCTCACATCGGGGGCTAATCGTGTTAGATGTTTCCAAAAAGGTCAAGACGCTTCGCACCGCCACGGCCGAAGCCCGCCTGACGCTCGCGGCCCGCACCATTGCCCGCATCCGCGAACGCAGCGTTCCCAAGGGCGATCCCCTCGAAGTTGCCCGCGTCGCCGCCATTCAAGCGGCGAAAAACACCTCGCAGATCATCCCGTTCTGTCATCCGCTGCCCATCGATCATGTGGCCGTGGAGTTCGAACTGCGCGATGTCGAAATCGTGGTCACCGCATCCGTCAAAGCCAACTACAAGACCGGCGTCGAAATGGAGGCCATGACCGCCGCCGCCGTCGCCGCGCTTACCCTCTATGATATGCTCAAAATGCTCGACGAGTCCATGGAAATCACAAGCATCAAGCTGCTGTCGAAAACCGGCGGCAAATCCGATTTCCGCTCCGCGTTCTCCGTTCCGCTGCGCGCCGCTGTCCTGGTCATGTCCGATTCCATCGCCGCGGGCAAGAAAGACGATCTGTCCGGTCGCCTGATCAGCGAGCGGCTGCGAACCGAAGGACTGATCGTTGACGAGTACCGGATTATCCCGGATGACATTCCCGAAATCGAACTTACCGTCCGCCGCTATTGCGATGACCTGAAGGTCGATCTCGTGATGACCACCGGCGGCACCGGCTTCAGTCCGCGCGATAACACGCCCGAAGCCATGGCCCGCATCATTGACCGCGAAATCCCCGGTATTCCCGAAGCCATCCGCGCCTACGGAGTCGAACGCACGCCCTACGCCATGCTCTCCCGCGCCCGCGCCGGCATTCGTGGCCAGACCATCATCATTAATCTCCCCGGTTCCAAACGCGGCGTCGCGGAATCCCTGGACGCGCTCTTCCCCGGACTGCTGCACGCGTTCCCCATGTTACGGGCCGGCGGGCACGACGGCGGACTTGCGAAGCGGAGCTCGCACTCGTGA
- the moaA gene encoding GTP 3',8-cyclase MoaA gives MPLVDRFSRRHNYLRIAVTDRCNLRCVYCMPAQGIEWKPRAEILTLEEILRIAQILTEEGVSKIRLTGGEPTVRANLCWLIRELAQLDGLQTLAMTTNGITLTEHAAALKAAGLHRLNISLDTLRRERFQDITMRDGLHRVLAGIDAALKAGFELIKLNVVIINGLNDDECFDFVEFVRARPLHIRFIEFMPFPGNNWSRNQYLPWRQLLERLSARYDLMPTDASDTSVARGFAIPGYAGTVSFISPLSEEFCANCNRLRLTADGSIKSCLLYPAELNLREQLRAGVGDEGLLKLIQTALNEKHFAHPQECALPALENRCMSHIGG, from the coding sequence GTGCCGCTCGTTGATCGCTTCAGCCGTCGGCACAACTACCTGCGGATCGCCGTAACCGATCGCTGTAACCTGCGTTGCGTCTATTGCATGCCGGCGCAAGGAATCGAGTGGAAGCCGCGCGCGGAGATCCTCACCCTCGAGGAAATCCTGCGCATCGCGCAAATCCTCACCGAAGAAGGGGTCTCCAAAATCCGCCTCACCGGAGGCGAACCCACGGTGCGCGCCAACTTGTGCTGGCTCATCCGCGAACTGGCGCAGCTCGACGGCCTGCAAACGCTGGCCATGACCACCAACGGCATCACCCTGACCGAACATGCTGCCGCGCTCAAAGCCGCCGGACTGCACCGCCTCAATATCAGTCTCGACACCCTTCGCCGCGAGCGCTTTCAAGACATCACGATGCGGGACGGGCTGCACCGCGTACTTGCCGGAATCGACGCGGCTTTGAAGGCCGGGTTCGAACTGATCAAGCTCAATGTCGTGATCATCAATGGCCTGAATGACGACGAGTGCTTCGATTTCGTTGAATTCGTGCGAGCTCGCCCGCTGCACATTCGCTTCATCGAGTTCATGCCCTTTCCCGGCAACAACTGGAGCCGGAATCAGTATCTCCCCTGGCGGCAACTCCTCGAACGCCTCTCCGCACGATACGATCTGATGCCGACCGACGCGTCGGACACTTCGGTCGCACGCGGTTTTGCCATACCGGGCTATGCCGGGACCGTCTCCTTCATCTCCCCGCTTTCCGAAGAGTTCTGCGCGAACTGCAACCGTCTGCGACTGACCGCCGACGGTTCGATCAAGTCCTGCCTACTCTATCCCGCCGAACTGAATCTCCGCGAGCAGCTGCGCGCCGGCGTCGGCGATGAAGGCCTGCTCAAGCTGATCCAAACCGCCTTGAACGAAAAACACTTCGCGCATCCGCAGGAGTGTGCGCTGCCTGCGCTCGAAAACCGCTGCATGTCTCACATCGGGGGCTAA